The DNA window atcgtcatcatcatcgctGTTATCGAATTCTTCTTCAAACACTTTGCTGTAAAAAATCTCTTCATGATTGAGCATTTCATTAATAGTCAGCTTCCCATCTTTATCACCATCAACCTGAGCAATTTTAATAGTGTGATAGAAAGATTGTGAGGTCAATAAACTCTATTGTGGATGTattaattttcagaattgaggaCTTAATTGATTTCAAATATATATTCAACAAAGTAATTAACCTCATGAATTAGAAACTTTGCATAGTATGTAGCATAAGTGATTTCTCCTGGGTAAAGCTGATGTAGTATGGGTAACAACTCTTCAGCTGTCAAAAATCTGCaaatattcaattttaattAGTACCTAAATTAGGATATTCTCAATATATAAGCTAACTAACATTCTCTAGAAAGAAGTCTAAAAATGGGATTAAAActgaataagagaaaaaaaaaatgctatgaTAGATAGACAAGTACTtgtcaaagttcaaatcaagcTCTGCAAATTTTTGTTCAGGCTTTGGTATATCTTTTTTATGATATTCATATTCAGCATGGTTCTTGTAAATGTCATATGCATGGTCATGAAACTCAACAAAATTGAGTTTTCCATCCCTATCATCGTCCATGTACCTACATACAACAAAGCAAATATGCTCTTagtaaatttattaaaaaaaaacaacaatgcTAAGGGATAAAACTTTGGTTCATTATGAATTTCCTGGCATCAGTTATAAGGAAAACACATTTTGAAAATGGATCAGGATGATTAGAATATTCACCTTATCTTTTCTCTTAACAACCATACTTGAATTTCTTCATTTTCACTGTCTTTAGGGTTCAAGAAACTGCAACAGAATTTTACTTTTTGTTGATCAATttcagaaagagaaaaaattaatgaatgaaCAAAATAAATCATAAGGTAGTCTTTGATTCATGATCATACTCGTTTAGTTCATGAAGGTCGAGAAATCCATTGCCATCTACATCTGCATTATTAAATTGTTCCTTCCACCAACCAACTTGACCAGGAGTCATGTCGTTACTCTCTGCTTACCATTTGTTCATCAGAAATCATAATGGGAATGACTTAGACAGattacatgtcaaatttgataACCTATCTCAATTATATGATCCACCATGTACAcaacttttcctttttccctttgtcATAAAAACTATAGCTAGTACCAAATAAGGTAACTCTTTTAAAGCATTATAACTAGAaaaaagttttcccatacaacCTTGAAGGAAAGAATCTCCTTAAACAGGTATACATAGTTTTACCCTATGGAAGAGTGGAGGGGCGAATCCAGCCATTGGATGTCTAAAGAATGATATGAAAAGCATCTTAttaaatttcaaactcaaattcaatcatttaccctCCCAACTAATGTCATACATTCCCGTGTTTGTCTAAGCACCCCCACTATGGTCCCATGCACCATCTTGGTAGTTTCGACTTTTTTTTACTCCTTGTTTAGCCAATTGGAAAACTCAATTGACATGTGACCAGAGGACCTTGGGGTCTATATGTGACAAACTTTTAGCACCATCTCCATTTAACATGCGATTAAGCAAATCTTGGTACTGGATAAAAAGAGATTCTTTCCtttcatatagaaaatagatcGATGGTTAGATAATGATACATATATTATAAATGGTGtacccggtgcacgaggctcctgcatgTACAAGGACATAGGAGGAGGGAGGGGCGAGAACTACACAATTTTATCTTGAAAATGTCGAGAGGCTATTTCGACCGTTTGACCATCAAGTCataacattcgtaccttaccgttggaccaaCCGCATCCCTTAATGATATGGATTACATACCCAATAAACAAGAGGCCTTTCAAACATTTACTACAAATGCCACTtgagttggaagttggaacacaTTACAATAGATCAACTTCAGTTATTGGGAGCATTGCATGTCCCTATATTTTTTACCGAAAATGATTTCAGTACGGGAGCATGGTCCCTATCTCAATACCTGATAATGAGAACGCAAATGCAAGCATCAACTAGGAGGGGTGTGGTGATCATTTTACACCACTTGTGTCCGGGCGCAGGGGTGTGCTCCTAGATAGAGAACACATTCCCATTTTTAGCATTCATCACTCTGTCACCAACTtcagagagtgagagagaggacaaaattttcctGCATACCCTATTGTGGATTGTGGTTTAATCCTAGCCCACCTCATGTGTTAGGATTGTGATAGCATCCATCACGTGTTCATctggtttgcaagaaaattctatgagagagagagagaagagataccTAAGTTTTTAAGGGAGAACTGATGGAGACATTCAAATAGACTAAGAGAGCCATCACCATCCTCATCGCGCCGCCTCATctccttcaaggtcttataattCAAGCGTTCAACTGCTCTTTCCACATTCCAAATCTCAAGCTCCTTCAAACTAATAAACCCATCTTTAGGATCCTTATCTATGAGGGGAAACATTGTCAACAACCTCATAGTTATGTTTAACCTTAACTTGCCCTTAATATCCTTAAAatactcttcttctccttcttcttctttagtgtCATCACTACTCAAATCGACGGTCGAATTATCCCAAGAAGTAGTACTACTACTACTCATTGGATGATGATTTTCATCTGTAGATCCTCCTGATCTTTCTTCCTCCATCCTTCTCTCCATCTTCCCGACGAGTGGGTCGAACGGTGCATGCTTGTGTCCCAGACGGCGACCACCGTGTAGGTGGCGACCCAATCTACGGGAAGTTGGTGATAAGGTGAGGAAGACGACGACGGTGGCGGCCACCATCAGGTAGCCCACAACCGCcaatttcattttctctctcaactTCTTGGGCGTCAGAGTCGTCAGCTCTCTGAACTCTGACGCCGGCCGGACTAACTTGAAAAGATTAgagtttagagagagaaagagagatatagatagagagagagagaaggtggtGGTTATTGACAGTTATTGGCAGGGAATGAAGAGTGCATGACCGTTGGCTAGTTCGTTAAATTTGGCTTCATTAATGACCAATTGGTGTTTATAGTTAATATTAATGGTAGGTAGGGACGTGGGGTTGTGTCCTAATTGACCGGTGGACCACGACTGGAGCATTTGGATCAACAGCCGATCATGTGGAATTCTAGTTGGGCTTATGAGTTATGATATAGTCTGATAGATCTTGTTTATGAGTGAAGGGTTGGTAATTCATGAATTAAtataaacaataaataaataaaaaataaataaataactctgATTGAGAGTAGAGACAAAGGGTGGGATGAAATGACGGCCGATCTCCACGAAACATCTTATTCTCGTCCATGTTGATGCTTACATGTACACATGTTATTGAAACAAGTCTGACAGGCAAAGATTCTAGATAAAAGGCTATAGTTGCTCCGTAAATATATAGCTCCCTCTGTTTTGTCAAATTCAGAATCTCAGATATCTTTTCTTGCTATCTTCGATTGGTTGAAAGGGAGTTTGGATCAAGCcctcgtacgagaaccattATTGTTTGGTGTCTTATCCACACTTGAAATTCGCTCAATATAAAAACTTATtgtaagaggaaagagattaaATGGATTCCATATGTGGATCAGGCACCGTATGAGGATCTAATTAAGACTCATTGAAAAAGCATTACCTTCTTTCTCATCTATTCGTACCTGGTATAGAgcctttaaaataataataataataattaaaaaaaaaaaggccgaGTTTAGATGAAAAGGCAGTTTTCCACTTTTTGCTAATCTTCTTATAATCTGCTTGATTTATCCcaaaattttggggatttttttgtGAGTCATTCAAAATTCTAAAAAGAATCTTCTACTCCATCTCACATGGCACGTTAAAATGATCATcctatctttcccattggatgGCAATATGTACACTCTAATTGATTCCTTGCATTGCCGTtaaccccattttttttttttagggaaatttacatccacctccccttGCATTTGGCTTTATCACGTCCCCCTTGagtttcatttattatatttaaacccaaaaacctaacaTTGTAgattggtttggggttttgatcCGTATTTGAACAATATTTTAGTTAATGCCCACAATAcccttctcattttttttcaacCCACCAAATCTTTGAGATTCTTTGTCTGCTCCGACAAGGAAAGGTCATCGAAATCTCTTCCTTCTCTGGCGAGGAAAAGGTAGTGGTGATGTTATCCATGTAGCCAAGTCTCAGGTAATTTCGATAGCGATTTTTAGTTTAATTTGGTATCTCTGTTTCGAttcatctgaatttttttttttgatcaatCTGAAATTAATGTTGAAATTGCAGGTGGATTACATACTTGGAGACAATCCAAGACCCACAAGTTACACGGTGGGCTATGGGAAAACAACTATCCACTACAAGTTCACCTTAATGCCAATCCGAGCTTTGTTCGTTGCCGTGGAGGATATAGCACATGGTACAGTCACAAGGCTAGTGATTCAAATCTCTTGACCGGTGCCATCGTCGGTGGCCCCTGATGCTTATGATGACTTTGCCGATCACGAGACAACTATCAGCAAACAGAGCCTGCTATCTACAACAACGCTCCCCTTCTTGGTGTCTTGGCTCAACTCCATGGTGGCTATGGTGGTTACGATTAGCAATTACCTGGTCGTTCACAAACCAAATCCAACTCCTTCAGTTAAATCTTCTGCTCCATTTACAAATTGAGCAAAAGGAAACAACTTCATGGAACGCAAAAGGAAGAACTTACCAAAGATACTCTACAGTGGTGACCAACGTATCTAGGAAGACAGTGAAGGATTCAGTGTTCGAAAGGACTAATTTGAACAATTTAACACTAGAGCTACAGAACCCACAAACCCAGCTCAGAAAAATATCCAAATTTTCGCCCATCATACAATTAGACCAATGCGTGCAAGGATTccatagagagaaaataagaaaattaaaataaggggggatttaaataaaagaaattaataaaatataaaaaaaatatagaattgACTTTACGGACGAAGCCATGACATCTCGGCCTATTGGGAGATAGCCGACCTCTTCTCAATATAAGATCAAGGGACAATTTTTAGGATTTCATTCCTTCCCTATTTTTGTTGGTCCTTCTTCTTAAATGGGATAGGATAATCGTTACAAAGAGTTACCTCTTACTCCACTAATACCACTTCTCTAATAACTCCACTACAACCAATATTCTTAAACAACTAAAACCTATCTCAAAATTAACTACCCCCGCTTATTTGTGCACGTAACATTCCATACCTGTTAAGATTGGTCTTGTCTTCAAGTCCATTTCATGGAAATTGAATCTTCATTGCATCTAGATTTTTCCAAGTCGTTTTAGCATGTGGTAGTCTTCCCTTGGCTTTATCGAGGAAGCCACGACCTCGTTTCTCTAGAGAGAAATTGTAGAAATTCCACCTGTGGATGTCGTGCCTAATCTTTGATATCAGATTATACGTGCAAGGATTccatagagagaaaataggaaaattaataTAAGGGAGGGATTTagataaaagaaattaataaaatataaaaaaaatagataggGTTGGCTTTACAGACGAAGCCATGACGTCCCGACCTGTTAGGAGGTAGCCGACCTCTTCTCAAGTTAAGATTAAGAAATAATTTTTAAGATTTCattcattctctatttttgttGGTCCTTCCTCTTAAATAGAATAGGATAACCATTACAAAGAGTTACAACCTCTTACACCACTAATACAACTTCTTTAATAACTCCTACTATAACCAATAACTCACACATAATTGAAAATTCTTAAACAACTAAAACCTATGTCAAAATTAACTACTCCTGCTTATTTGTGCACGTAACACACTTTTGATCTATATTTCCACTTCATGTGACACCTGAACAATCCAAATTCTCCGTTTTTATAGTGCAACATGTCTTGATTGTAACCCTAATAATCCAAAGATTAGAGTTGTTCCCACAGACGATCAGACCAAATCCTAGAAAAATCCACCAACAGAACATCTTAAGTACACCCCCAAGGTAAATGCAGCCTCGATCATCTCCACTTTCGCCAAAGATTTTCACTCACTTCATCGAAAAATGTAGTTTCTTCTCCACTTACGACGAATAAGGTaaactctttctctttcaattgGGCTTGATTTTCGGGGGTTTTGTTTTATAAAAGTGACAAGGGgtataataaaaatttaaagttgggatttgtatGTTACAGGTAATAATgtctttttaatttcaaaactaACATCAGGCTTATAGTGTTAATTTTGATGAATTTAAATGTAACAAACAAAATTTAAGGGGTAAGATGTAATAAAGACAAATTTGAGGGGAGGTGAATGTAAATTTCTCTTAATTTTATAATGAAACCCAGCAAAATATAATAAAGACAAACTTAAGGGGAGGTGCATGTAACTTTCTCTTAATTTTAAATGTAGTTATTGGTTTTCTTGTGGTTGTCGACTCTTTGCTTGTGCATTGAATCACTATATGTAGATACCTCTATGGATtacgatgggccaaaagtgtctttgtcaagagtaTGGAATTGATTCCTGgattgcttacctagttggatggaaagatgttgcccccTCATTTTCATTACGTCTTTTATCCACCTTTGTGATGGTGTGAGATGGCTTGGAATACGATGCATTGTTCAATTTCTTTGTCTTAGCTGTGCACGTGCATTATTTATGCTCTAAGGAGGCGGGACATTTTGGAGGGCACTGTTTATTTTTAACACCTGGCAAAATCTTTAACAATGTTAACAAGTCAGCCATCAAAAAGTGCTGATTATTATAACACGTGTATCATATAGTGAGCTACGAAGCCTACCATGCATGCTGCAGCTGCTACGTGGTAGACTGCCTTCTCAATCATCTAAGTAACAACGGCAtcatttttcatcaaaaaaaaaatatatatatatatacaacgGCATCATTCTCTGTTTCTGACACGTAATCGAACCAACCGGTCCGATCCGATCCGGTCCTTAATATTATTcaaaaactttaaaaagattCCTCCTTTCCGCTCAATCTAGATCTTCGAGCTCCCTGTACAGTGAcagtaaaaaagaaagagagagagagagagagagagagagctccaGAACTGCACAGAATGGCCAGTGAGGTACTTCGATTACAAGAAACGCTACCCTTGTAACCCTACGAGGATAGCCACCAAAATCACCATTTCAGAGTTGCAGAGGAAGCTCAAAATCCACCCAAAACAAGTTCAACCTTCAAAGCAAGAAAATGGGTTGTACTCAGTCCAAGATCGAGAACGAAGAAGCTGTATCTCGCTGCAAAGATCGAAAGCAGTTCATGAAAGATGCCGTCACCTCCCGCAACGCCTTCGCCGCTGCCCATTCTGCCTACTCGATTGCCTTGAAGAACACCGGTGCCGCCCTAAGTGACTATGGTCAAGGCGAAGTCCAAGATCTCCACCGCCCATCTCAgccaaccccacaaccacccatTGAAAACCTTCCCCCTCCGCCGCCTCCTCTCCCCAACTTCTCCTCTACTCCTCTTCAACGCGCCGCCAGTATGCCGGAATTCCTCATCTCCAAGTCTCATCACATCCCCGACCACCCTGACACCATCCGTGAAGAGGATGACGCCGACGATGATGCTGACGACAATGCTGACACCCTTCCTCATGAAGACGAAGAGAATGAGGTCAGTGATCTCAATCTCCGCCGCCACCGTCACCATCACAGCGCCGGCGCTGGGGCTGGCGGCGGAGGTAGGAGGACGGTGACGGCCGAACCACCTCCTCCGCCATCCCCACCTCCTACCCCTCCTGATAACCCTCCAACCCCACTTCCCCTAGAGTCCAAGGGCATGATGTCATGGGATTACTTCTTCCCCATGGCTGAGAACATGCCCGGCCCTTCTTTGAGTGAGGCAGATGAGATTAGGCCTGAGAAAGATGAGGCTGAGAATGGGATGTATGAGATGAGGTTTGATAGAGCACAGAATGGTGGTGGACATGTTGATGTTGGAGGTCAGGGTAGTAACGTCGAGCCACCTCCGACGCCGGAGATGGTGATTGAGCAGACTGAGATGGTGGCAGTGAAGCCTCCGAAGAATGGGAAGCAAGTTCATCTTGTTCATACCAACACGGCGCCTGCTGAGGTTAAGAGAGGGGGTAGGGGTGCACCTAGTGTTAATCTGTTGCAGATACTGCATAAGCTTGATGATCATTTCCTTCGGGCGTCGGAAAGTGCTCATGAAGTTTCAAAAATGCTTGAGGCTACTCGGCTGCATTATCACTCCAACTTCGCTGACAATCGAGGTATTCATCAGTCTTCTCACAATCTCACCTATCATTCCTTTTCTTTGATATCCCCTTCAAAGTTTCTTTGGATTTAAGATGACTGTGCGTATGCTTCTGAATTTTTTGGGGGGATAATTAATGCCtctgaattttcaaaattttgaggtATTTAAATGTGAATTTATTGGCATTTATTGGGGGAAGGGAGTCATTAGATGAGATACTTTAATCCAGTAATTGGCTTCATTAAGAAACTGATTATGCAAATGGgtattaaatgaa is part of the Macadamia integrifolia cultivar HAES 741 chromosome 9, SCU_Mint_v3, whole genome shotgun sequence genome and encodes:
- the LOC122090096 gene encoding reticulocalbin-1; this translates as MKLAVVGYLMVAATVVVFLTLSPTSRRLGRHLHGGRRLGHKHAPFDPLVGKMERRMEEERSGGSTDENHHPMSSSSTTSWDNSTVDLSSDDTKEEEGEEEYFKDIKGKLRLNITMRLLTMFPLIDKDPKDGFISLKELEIWNVERAVERLNYKTLKEMRRRDEDGDGSLSLFECLHQFSLKNLESNDMTPGQVGWWKEQFNNADVDGNGFLDLHELNDFLNPKDSENEEIQVWLLREKIRYMDDDRDGKLNFVEFHDHAYDIYKNHAEYEYHKKDIPKPEQKFAELDLNFDKFLTAEELLPILHQLYPGEITYATYYAKFLIHEVDGDKDGKLTINEMLNHEEIFYSKVFEEEFDNSDDDDDEYYDYDDYDDDDDFRDEF